One Coffea eugenioides isolate CCC68of chromosome 2, Ceug_1.0, whole genome shotgun sequence genomic window, TTTTTGTAGTAGCTGTAGTTTGGCATGGTGGACTGGACCCACCGACAACGATTTGCTGAGGGTTTGGGGGACCACAATCAATTCGTAAAATTAGTACATAGTACTAGTAGAACGGAACCTAGAACGAATGAATTCTGTGGAGACTCGAAGATCTCTGTCCGTCCATTCTGATCTTTCGAATGGCTTGTATGGGCTGCAAATGTCCAGCTAGATTTGTTTCTATTATGTGGTACTATTTTTAAAAGCTTTTAAATATTTGACTCTCATCCTTTTCCCCTCTGTTTCTGCTTTCTACTTGGGATTTCTTTTAATTACAAGTAATGGGCAGAAATAATCGATTTGGAGTCTTCTCAACCAATAAAAATTAGATTGAACTTTTCCATTTACGATGCATGATGATTATTTCGAATTTAACTTTAAAAGCCAAGTTACAATcaatccgtttggattagctatttttggaagtattttttgaaaaattttactgtggCAGAGTTTTTAGtgtatattttgagatatttttagaaaatattttgaaatatttaaaagtagaagagtttttaaaatatgttttaggatattttttaaacattaaaaaaaattagactactttttagagtaatttttttataatatttgaaaaactgAAGGATCTAAACAGAGCATTGTATCACAAAAAACATTTTAAGTATCGGAGAACATCTTTTAAGTAATTTTTCAACTTCAGGTTGTTTTATCTCAAAAATAACATGGATGGCTCCAAGGAAGAGGAGTACACACAATTCTTTACTAATAAACAAGTATTTATTTTCCATTATGGGCCTCTATCCATGTAAGGTTTTATTTGCGGGCAAGGCAAACACTTAGATAGACTCAAGATTTTATTTGCGAGCACAGCAAACACTTAGATAGACTCGATCATGTGATTCAAATTTTGTCACACCTTCAATTCTTATAAGCCATGTGgccaaaatttttatttttttggaaaacGAAGAGGCCCTGAGAATATATTTAACTGAACTGATGATGAGTTTCTGAGCTATATATGCTGCTATTTCTTTAATATGTATACACATCGCCAAGTGGGATCGATTTAGTTAAGCGGATGGTAGTAAGAATCTAATGATGTATAGATTTCATGGCTTACAATGTTGAAACACAATAGTTTACTTACATGGTAATGGTGTTTTATCTCAATAATTATTCAGGATATCACATCCCCTCTAAAAAACTAAACATTGGCTGGGGCACCTAACGAAGTAAAAATCATCCTGTTTCCAGTAGTATTTAAGACGGACGGCAAAATGTTCCTAATCAGTATCCACATTCTTCATCGCCGGGGAATAAGTAAGCTTACATCTTACAGCCTGTAGGACCTATGCAGGTGACAAATAGACAGACTCTCAAAAGTTTTAGCGCAGATAGTTGTTGTTTTACATTCCACTCAAAAGTTTTACATCCTTGAGCCGCAACTTGCCAAAAAAATTGACTAGTGCTATAACTTGGCtagcaatacaagtcagttcaAAATCAACTATCTCTACACAGGAATCTAGTATCTAAGTCCTTTGGCAACTTCAAAGAAATGAGCAACGTTCTCCTCCGGCGTTCCTACGATGATGCCGTGTCCAAGATTCAAAATATGTTTACCTTTTCCAGCTTTCCTTACAGTATCGTTGATACGGTTGGTGATGAACTCTTTTGAACCGAACAGAACACCAGGGTCCACATTACCCTGCACTGCTACGTCAGGGCCTAAGCGCCTTCGACCTTCAGCCATATCAACAGTCCAGTCCAAGCTGATCACATCCACACCCGTCAAAGGTAGTCTCTCGAGCAAGCCTCCTGAACCACTCGCATATAAAATCAATGGAAGTTCTGGATGAGTTTGTTTCACGGAATCCACTATCAGTCTTAAATAAGGCAGACTAAACTCCTCAAAGTCAACCGGACTCAGCTCTGTTGCCCATGAGTCAAAGATCTGAACAGCTTGAGCTCCCTTGTCAGCTTGATACCGAATATACTTTGCCATAGAGGCTGCAAATTTTTGAAGCAGCGCATGAAGAATCTGcatttaacccaaaaaaaaaaaggatttaaTTACAATGTCAATTTGTGACATGTCATGCAGGGTCAATGTTTTCCTATGATGTTTTCCAACAGTACAAACAATCACTGAGACCTCTTTCTGAGCCTTCTTAATTGTGCTTTAAAAATTATTGCGGTAGGTGAAAATGAGCTAAAAGTATTTCAAGGGATTTTTATATTCTATTTACTGCAGAATATAAAGTACGGAAGACAAACCAAGTGGACTGTTAGATAGATCCACATACATCGCAACTTCATCTACAAATTTTGGTAAAATAGATGTTTATATGTTTTCAATCCAAGAAATGATCGCAGAGAAGGGTACACTCAGTTTACCTTGGGCTGTGAGAAAGCTAgccttttgatttttgtaaaGTGCTTGGATGAACCACCTTCAACCACATATGATGCTAGGGTGAAAGGGGCTCCAACAAATCCAAGCACTGCTGCTTCATTGTTAACCTGACCAAAGAAAAGACATGTCAGCGACCAATTAAGTTAACCTCACATTGTTAATTCCATTAGATATCTGTAGCAACCTATATCCTACATTAGGAATGTTGGAGAGCTGGGATATGCTTGGCAAATGTGATCTTATAAGATGCAAGTAGACTCGTGTTCGACTATGTAAAAAAACAATAGTAATCGATAGTTTCGTTTCTTTAGATGCAGATCCATTGCAGTTGAAGTGAAGAAAGTATCAAACTAGAGAACAGTATCATGGGAAAGTACCACAAATGTccaagaaaaatctgattttccaAATCTCAATGTTTCAACTTAGTTTTTCAAATGTAAAAGAAACACAATGTTTTCAGTTTTGAGAAACATCTCAAACTGCACAATTATCTTATAGTATACAGTAGGAAGGTCAAAGTAATTGAGCATATAAGATTAACTAGTTCCAATGTGCAG contains:
- the LOC113761058 gene encoding uroporphyrinogen decarboxylase, chloroplastic gives rise to the protein MSCIYSSVSSFSISSNSNFSSWRLNSKPSPSICCAVGGTVAEPKTVSVTEPLLLNAARGKVVDRPPVWLMRQAGRYMKSYQAICEKYPSFRERSENVDLVVEISLQPWQVFRPDGVILFSDILTPLSGMNIPFDIVKGKGPVIFDPLSTAADVEKVREFIPEESVPYVGEALTILRKEVNNEAAVLGFVGAPFTLASYVVEGGSSKHFTKIKRLAFSQPKILHALLQKFAASMAKYIRYQADKGAQAVQIFDSWATELSPVDFEEFSLPYLRLIVDSVKQTHPELPLILYASGSGGLLERLPLTGVDVISLDWTVDMAEGRRRLGPDVAVQGNVDPGVLFGSKEFITNRINDTVRKAGKGKHILNLGHGIIVGTPEENVAHFFEVAKGLRY